Within the Flavobacterium sp. N502536 genome, the region TGCTTCAGGACGGACATTGTTTTAGAGACGGGATTTTAAATTTATGTAAAAATGCCAGTGACCTCGATCAGAATAATTTTCAGATTCAAAGTGGAAGCTTTGAAACGCTAATTAAACTAGCCGACGAAGGTTTGGGTACAACGCTACTTCCGTACCTGCACACCTTAGACTTAAAAGATTCCGACAAACAGAAACTACGTAACTTTAAGGAACCGAAACCAGCTCGTGAGGTAAGTTTGATTTACCCGAAGAGCGAATTAAAAATGCAGATCATTGACGCCCTCAGATCTACAATTGCCGGAGTAGTTAAAGGAGCAATTGTTTTTCAGAACGTTCAGATCATAAGTCCGCTACAAAAGAAATAACAATAAAAAAGGAGCCAAGTGGCTCCTTTTTTTTATACTTTGATTAGTAGTAGACTTTGTTTTAGTTCTGGTTTTTCAATAATGAAATTTAATAACCATTCTTGCAATTGTTCCATTTCGTACGGTAACAGTGTTTTGATAGCTTTCTCTAATTCTTTACAGAAAAGTATCGGGTCGAAACTTACTCTCTCAAGTATTGATTTCGTGTAATCAAACATCATTTTTGACATAATAAAATAAGATTTTTTGGGGGTTATCTATATTTTCAAACTCGCAACAAATTTAAACAAATATCATTCACGAGTACCGATTTTAACTTATTATTTTAAAAACTTTAGCAACGAATACGATTTCTTAATGCATATAAATCAATCTGGAATCATTCTAAACAACTCATTTAAACCTTTTTAAAGGCCCGAAACATTTCACGTTTTCCCGGAGGTCCTGCCAATTTTTCGACTGTAAATCCAACCTCAATCATGCTTCTTTTAACAACTCCGCGAGCTGCATAGGTTACCAACACTCCATTTGGCTTTAAACTATTGTACATTTTCCTGAAAATCTCGGTGCTCCAGAGCTCCGGTTGCACCCGATATCCGAAGGCGTCAAAGTAAATCAAATCAAAAATTTCAAAATCGTCTATTTCATCAAAAAATTGTTTCCTTTTGGTTAAGCCAAAATCGTTGGTGATGGCTACTTTCTGATTCCATTCACATTCGTGCATTTTCTCAAAAATAGCTTTATGAGCAGTAGCCTCCAATTCGTCGACGTAATTCATAGCCAATACTTCTTTCGCATCAACCGGGTAAGCTTCTACTCCAACATAATCAATTGGCTGTTGCTTTTGACTGGATTCTAAAAAAGTAATAAAAGCATTCAAACCCGTTCCGAAACCAATTTCCAGAATACTTACCGGAGCATCGCCGAATAAGGAAAGACCATTTTTTATAAATACATGTTTCGCCTCCTGAATTGCTCCGTGTTTCGAATGGTAACACTCATCCCACTCCTGCAAATGAATTGTGGTTGAACCATCTAGCGTTTTAATTATTTCTCTTTTCACCTTTTTCAGAATTTACAATCCGTTTCTACTGGTATTTCGATCGTTTTAAGTGCCAAATTTAGTCAAAACAAATGCGTAAAGCCTTAAAAAACGGTTCATTTTTCATAAATTCTTTATAAAAATGTCTTAATTTTTTCACTTTATTATAAGATAAATAAATCTCAGTTAAAGCCCGTAAATAATGCAGTTTTACTAAGTAAATTATATATTTTTACTTAATTTTGCATTCAGTAAAATCTATATCACAGCAGATCATTGCTTTAGATTTTCTGTGCTATTAATGATAATTACCTAAAAAAACTTTACATAATTAATTATGAGTACAACTCAAACACACAAAATTGAAATCAGAAAAGCAACTTCGTCAAAAATAAGCGGAGTAGACTTTCAAAACCTAAGCTTTGGTTCTGTTTTTACAGACCATTTATTCGAATGTGATTTTAAAAACGGAGAGTGGCAAAACCCTGTCGTTAAACCTTATGCTCCTATTTTGATGGATCCTTCTTCAAAAGTCTTCCACTACGGACAAGCGATTTTTGAAGGAATGAAAGCTTACAAAGATGACAATAACGATGTTTGGTTGTTCAGACCTGATGAAAACTTCAAACGTTTTAACGCCTCTGCGGTTCGTATGGCAATGCCAGAAATTCCGGAAAGTATTTTCATGGACGGTTTGAATGAATTATTGAAAATTGACCA harbors:
- the mnmD gene encoding tRNA (5-methylaminomethyl-2-thiouridine)(34)-methyltransferase MnmD: MKREIIKTLDGSTTIHLQEWDECYHSKHGAIQEAKHVFIKNGLSLFGDAPVSILEIGFGTGLNAFITFLESSQKQQPIDYVGVEAYPVDAKEVLAMNYVDELEATAHKAIFEKMHECEWNQKVAITNDFGLTKRKQFFDEIDDFEIFDLIYFDAFGYRVQPELWSTEIFRKMYNSLKPNGVLVTYAARGVVKRSMIEVGFTVEKLAGPPGKREMFRAFKKV